The proteins below come from a single Parageobacillus toebii NBRC 107807 genomic window:
- the cls gene encoding cardiolipin synthase, with protein MIVLFVIVIILALIYLDDKLGEYFYKKKKEKIVYPERQSDLSFFINGTHLFADYFAEIRKATHHIHILFYIVKTDEISQQFFQLLKQKAEEGVRVRLLVDWVGSFGLPKKLIRSLKESGIEFAYAHKPRFPFFFYRLNRRNHRKITVIDGKIGYIGGFNIGKEYVGQDPKFGEWRDYHLKIVGEGVGDLQMQFCRDWKEATNTSIVEDQYFPPLQKGTVSHQFVATNGYLLEQQFIDFIRQAKKELIIGSPYFIPSSAVMNALLDALSRGVKVTILVPLKADHLFVKEAAYPYFYRLLKAGAHIYRFYQGFYHAKTMVIDEDCCDIGTTNFDKRSFFLNSEINCYIYDRNFVQQVKEAIRHDLARSEPLTLDFWKKRTLWQRGKESISTLLSAWL; from the coding sequence ATGATTGTACTTTTCGTTATTGTTATTATATTAGCGCTAATTTATCTCGATGACAAGCTGGGAGAATACTTTTACAAAAAGAAAAAAGAAAAAATCGTGTATCCAGAGCGCCAAAGCGATCTTTCTTTTTTCATAAACGGTACACATCTATTTGCCGATTATTTTGCAGAAATTCGCAAGGCAACACATCATATACACATTTTGTTTTATATCGTGAAGACGGATGAAATTAGCCAGCAATTTTTTCAATTGTTAAAACAAAAAGCAGAAGAAGGCGTTCGCGTTCGTCTTCTTGTCGATTGGGTCGGCAGCTTCGGATTGCCCAAAAAATTGATACGTTCCTTAAAAGAAAGCGGCATCGAATTCGCATATGCACATAAACCTCGTTTTCCATTTTTCTTTTATCGGCTAAACCGGCGGAATCACCGGAAAATTACCGTCATTGATGGAAAAATCGGATATATAGGCGGCTTTAATATCGGCAAAGAATATGTTGGACAAGATCCAAAATTCGGCGAGTGGCGTGATTACCATTTGAAAATAGTAGGAGAAGGGGTTGGCGATTTACAAATGCAGTTTTGCCGTGATTGGAAAGAAGCGACAAATACATCGATTGTGGAAGATCAATATTTCCCTCCTCTTCAAAAAGGAACGGTTTCTCACCAGTTTGTTGCCACGAACGGTTATTTGTTAGAACAACAATTCATCGATTTCATTCGCCAAGCGAAAAAAGAATTGATCATTGGAAGTCCGTATTTTATCCCTAGCAGCGCTGTGATGAACGCACTGCTTGATGCACTCTCCCGCGGAGTAAAGGTGACGATTCTCGTACCGTTAAAAGCCGATCACTTATTTGTCAAAGAAGCCGCATATCCTTATTTTTACCGCCTTTTAAAAGCTGGAGCACATATTTATCGGTTTTATCAAGGATTTTATCACGCCAAAACGATGGTCATTGACGAAGATTGTTGTGATATCGGTACGACTAACTTTGATAAACGAAGCTTTTTCTTAAATAGCGAAATCAATTGTTATATTTATGATCGCAATTTTGTGCAGCAAGTAAAAGAAGCGATCAGGCATGATCTGGCTCGCTCGGAACCGCTGACGCTCGATTTTTGGAAAAAGCGCACATTATGGCAGCGCGGCAAAGAATCGATATCTACCCTCCTTTCTGCATGGCTGTAG
- a CDS encoding XapX domain-containing protein, translating to MKEVILSLVTGIVVGFLFTLFRLPIPAPPALAGIAGIVGVYLGMKVFEWVSYFWK from the coding sequence ATGAAAGAAGTGATTTTATCATTAGTGACAGGCATCGTGGTCGGTTTCTTATTTACGCTGTTTCGTTTGCCGATCCCTGCTCCTCCAGCATTAGCGGGCATTGCTGGCATTGTTGGAGTATACCTAGGAATGAAAGTGTTTGAATGGGTAAGTTATTTTTGGAAATAA
- the argS gene encoding arginine--tRNA ligase: protein MNIVEQMKERIKEEIKRAVVSAGLAAEEEVPDVILEVPREKAHGDYSTNMAMQLARIAKKPPRAIAEEIVQHMDKTKASIEKIDIAGPGFINFYMDNRYLTELIPTIIQAGASYGETNVGKGQKVQVEFVSANPTGDLHLGHARGAAVGDSLCNILEKAGFDVTREYYINDAGNQIYNLAKSVEARYFQALGIDKEMPEDGYYGEDIIEIGKKLAEEHGDKYVHMDEQERLAFFREYGLNYELEKIKKDLADFRVTFDVWYSETSLYTSGKIDETLAILRERGHIYEKDGATWFRSTTFGDDKDRVLIKKDGTYTYLLPDIAYHQDKLRRGFTKIINIWGADHHGYIPRMKAAIEALGYDPDVLEVEIIQLVNLYQNGERVKMSKRTGKAVTMRELMEEVGLDATRYFFAMRSSDTHLDFDMDLAVSQSNENPVYYVQYAHARVSSILRQGEELQLSYEGDLQLDYIQTEKEIELLKKLGEFPSAVSEAAIKRMPHRITGYVFELASALHSFYNAEKVLDPENIEKSRARLALMKAVQITLQNALALIGVSAPEKM from the coding sequence ATGAATATTGTCGAACAAATGAAAGAACGCATTAAAGAGGAAATTAAACGCGCTGTCGTAAGCGCAGGGCTTGCTGCGGAGGAAGAAGTGCCAGATGTCATTTTGGAAGTACCGAGAGAGAAAGCGCATGGGGATTACTCGACAAATATGGCGATGCAGCTAGCGCGCATTGCAAAAAAACCTCCGCGCGCAATTGCCGAAGAAATCGTCCAGCATATGGATAAAACAAAAGCGTCGATTGAAAAAATTGATATTGCCGGTCCTGGCTTCATTAACTTTTACATGGACAACCGTTACCTTACGGAGCTCATTCCAACGATTATTCAAGCCGGCGCATCTTACGGTGAAACAAATGTCGGAAAAGGACAAAAAGTCCAAGTGGAGTTTGTTTCCGCGAATCCAACTGGGGACTTGCATTTAGGGCATGCGCGCGGCGCGGCGGTTGGAGATTCTTTATGCAATATTTTAGAAAAAGCGGGGTTTGACGTAACGCGCGAATATTATATTAACGATGCCGGAAATCAAATTTACAATTTGGCGAAATCGGTGGAAGCTCGTTATTTCCAAGCGCTCGGGATCGATAAAGAAATGCCGGAGGACGGCTATTATGGCGAAGATATTATCGAAATCGGGAAAAAGCTCGCCGAGGAGCATGGCGACAAGTATGTTCATATGGATGAACAAGAACGTCTCGCCTTTTTCCGCGAGTACGGACTCAATTATGAATTAGAAAAGATTAAAAAAGATTTGGCAGACTTCCGCGTGACGTTTGACGTTTGGTATTCGGAGACATCTTTATACACAAGCGGAAAAATTGATGAAACGTTAGCCATATTGCGCGAACGCGGGCATATTTACGAAAAAGATGGCGCGACATGGTTCCGTTCGACAACGTTTGGCGACGACAAAGACCGCGTCTTAATTAAGAAAGACGGTACATATACGTATTTGTTGCCGGATATCGCCTACCACCAAGACAAGCTGCGTCGCGGCTTTACAAAAATCATTAACATTTGGGGCGCAGACCACCATGGTTATATTCCTCGGATGAAGGCGGCAATTGAGGCGCTTGGCTATGATCCTGACGTGCTCGAAGTCGAAATCATTCAATTAGTCAATTTGTATCAAAACGGCGAAAGAGTGAAAATGAGCAAACGGACCGGAAAAGCGGTGACCATGCGCGAATTAATGGAAGAAGTCGGTCTTGACGCGACGCGTTACTTCTTTGCGATGCGCTCAAGCGACACTCATTTAGACTTTGATATGGACCTTGCCGTATCGCAGTCGAATGAAAACCCAGTGTACTACGTACAATACGCTCATGCGCGCGTTTCTAGCATTCTTCGTCAAGGGGAAGAACTGCAGTTATCGTACGAAGGAGATTTGCAGCTTGATTATATCCAAACCGAAAAAGAAATCGAGCTATTGAAAAAACTAGGGGAATTTCCAAGCGCAGTTTCGGAAGCGGCGATCAAACGGATGCCGCATCGGATCACTGGCTATGTTTTTGAGTTAGCATCAGCATTGCATAGCTTTTACAATGCAGAAAAAGTACTAGATCCAGAAAACATCGAAAAAAGCCGTGCCCGTTTAGCGTTAATGAAAGCCGTCCAAATCACGCTACAAAACGCTTTAGCGCTCATTGGCGTATCCGCTCCAGAAAAGATGTAA
- a CDS encoding DUF1934 domain-containing protein translates to MEKQNGIPIRLKQITNIRDGFRKETVALETEGFYYIKENAVYLQFEEQQELGKVNTVMKITDHEVVVMRSGAVRMRHVFRKTEETTGHYHTPFGQWTIKTKTDNIEFRYNEKRKKGHLFLSYQLEMQNEQAGRHAMTIMFKEA, encoded by the coding sequence ATGGAAAAGCAAAATGGAATTCCTATTCGCCTCAAGCAAATTACCAATATTCGTGACGGATTTCGCAAAGAAACGGTTGCTTTGGAAACGGAAGGATTTTACTACATAAAAGAAAATGCCGTTTATTTGCAATTTGAGGAACAGCAAGAACTAGGCAAAGTAAACACGGTGATGAAAATAACGGATCATGAAGTTGTCGTAATGCGGTCCGGAGCGGTTCGGATGCGCCATGTCTTTCGCAAAACAGAAGAAACGACTGGACACTACCATACTCCGTTTGGACAGTGGACGATAAAAACAAAAACGGACAATATTGAATTTCGGTATAATGAAAAAAGAAAGAAAGGACACCTATTTTTATCGTATCAATTGGAGATGCAAAACGAACAAGCAGGACGTCATGCGATGACGATCATGTTTAAGGAGGCATAG
- the speB gene encoding agmatinase: MRFDEAYSGNVFIKSHPNFEESEAVIYGMPMDWTVSYRPGSRFGPARIREVSIGLEEYSPYLDRELEEVKYFDAGDIPLPFGNAQRSLEIIEDFVDKILAADKFPLGIGGEHLVSWPVIKAVYKKYPDLAVIHMDAHTDLREHYEGEPLSHATPIRKVAELIGPTNVFSFGIRSGMKEEFEWAKENGMYIAKFEVLEPLKEVLPKLAGRPVYVTIDIDVLDPAHAPGTGTVDAGGITSKELLAAIHEIAKSDVCVVGADLVEVAPIYDHSEQTANTASKLIREMILGWVQKRNA; the protein is encoded by the coding sequence ATGCGATTTGATGAGGCGTATTCGGGTAATGTGTTTATTAAAAGCCATCCGAATTTTGAGGAAAGCGAAGCGGTGATTTACGGAATGCCGATGGATTGGACGGTAAGCTACCGTCCTGGTTCCCGCTTCGGTCCGGCACGCATTCGCGAAGTATCGATCGGCTTGGAAGAATATAGCCCGTATTTAGATCGCGAACTTGAAGAGGTAAAATATTTTGATGCGGGCGATATTCCGCTTCCGTTTGGAAACGCGCAGCGCAGTTTAGAGATCATTGAAGACTTCGTGGATAAAATTTTAGCGGCCGATAAATTCCCGCTTGGCATCGGCGGCGAACATCTCGTTTCTTGGCCGGTCATTAAAGCGGTGTATAAAAAATATCCCGATTTAGCGGTCATCCATATGGACGCTCATACCGACTTGCGTGAACATTATGAGGGCGAACCGCTGTCCCATGCGACGCCGATTCGCAAAGTAGCAGAGCTTATCGGCCCGACCAACGTATTTTCGTTCGGCATTCGTTCTGGCATGAAAGAAGAATTCGAGTGGGCGAAAGAGAACGGGATGTACATCGCAAAATTTGAAGTGCTCGAGCCGCTAAAAGAAGTGCTTCCAAAGCTGGCTGGACGTCCGGTGTACGTGACGATTGATATCGATGTTTTGGACCCTGCCCACGCCCCGGGCACGGGAACGGTCGACGCCGGCGGCATTACGTCTAAAGAACTGTTGGCGGCGATCCATGAAATCGCGAAATCGGATGTTTGCGTCGTCGGAGCGGATTTAGTGGAAGTAGCTCCTATTTACGACCATTCGGAACAAACCGCCAACACCGCAAGCAAACTCATTCGCGAAATGATTCTCGGCTGGGTGCAAAAACGGAACGCATAA
- the speE gene encoding polyamine aminopropyltransferase, giving the protein MELWFTEKQTEHFGITARIKRTLHTEQTPFQKLDMVETVEFGNMLILDGMVMTTQKDEFVYHEMVAHVPLFTHPNPENVLVVGGGDGGVIREVLKHPSVKKVTLVEIDGKVIECSKKYLPEIAGKLDDPRVEVKVDDGFMHIAKSENEYDVIMVDSTEPVGPAVNLFTKGFYAGIAKALKEDGIFVAQTDNPWFKADLIRNVYRDVREIFPITRLYTANIPTYPSGLWTFTIGSKKYDPLEVSDERFHDIETKYYTKELHKACFVLPKFVADLLK; this is encoded by the coding sequence ATGGAATTATGGTTTACGGAAAAGCAGACAGAGCATTTTGGCATTACAGCGAGAATTAAACGAACTTTACATACAGAGCAAACCCCATTTCAAAAGCTGGACATGGTGGAGACAGTAGAGTTCGGCAATATGCTTATTTTAGACGGAATGGTGATGACAACGCAAAAAGATGAGTTTGTGTACCACGAAATGGTTGCACACGTTCCGCTCTTCACCCACCCGAATCCGGAAAATGTGCTTGTCGTTGGCGGCGGCGATGGCGGTGTTATTCGTGAAGTGTTAAAACACCCGAGCGTAAAAAAAGTGACATTAGTGGAGATTGATGGAAAAGTGATTGAATGCTCAAAAAAATATCTTCCGGAAATTGCTGGAAAGTTAGATGACCCGCGTGTAGAAGTAAAAGTGGATGACGGTTTTATGCATATTGCGAAAAGTGAAAACGAATATGACGTCATTATGGTCGATTCGACAGAGCCAGTCGGCCCGGCTGTCAACTTATTTACAAAAGGTTTTTATGCTGGAATCGCAAAGGCTTTGAAAGAAGACGGCATTTTTGTCGCACAAACAGACAACCCTTGGTTTAAAGCAGACTTAATCCGTAATGTTTATCGCGATGTTCGCGAAATTTTCCCGATTACGCGTCTATACACTGCCAATATCCCGACATATCCAAGCGGTCTATGGACGTTTACGATCGGCTCGAAAAAATACGATCCGCTTGAAGTAAGCGATGAACGCTTCCACGATATTGAGACGAAATATTACACAAAAGAGCTTCATAAAGCTTGCTTTGTTCTGCCGAAATTTGTCGCTGATTTATTGAAGTAA
- a CDS encoding transglycosylase domain-containing protein has product MEIIPSSRFRGTWKYIRAFVFISFILAILFVVTLAGLIAFAKLKGAPPLAVPQTTIFYADDGTKIGESDNGQTRYWVDLDDISPYIVQATVAVEDRKFYEHHGFDIKRIIGAIIADIKAMAKVQGASTITQQYARNLFLNHEKTWTRKLQEALYTIRLEANYSKKQILEGYLNTIYYGHGAYGIEAAAHHYFGKPAKQLTLSEAAMLAGIPKGPYYYSPLIDEKRAKARQKTVLLSMAETGYISKKEAEQAYKEPLVYSPHHKIETKKIAPYFQDVVKYVLRNQLGLDERTIEMGGLRVYTSLNTKMQEIAEQNIHDIIDPHSNIQAALVAMDPRTGEVKALVGGRDYNKSPFNRAVQAERQPGSTFKPFLYYAAIQQGFTPSTQMRSELTTFAFDNGKATYTPHNYNNYYANDSITLAQAIALSDNVFAVKTHLFIGEEKLVETAKKLGITSKLKAVPSLALGTSPVKVIDMVKAYSVFANNGKKVEPVFIKKVVNHHGETIYEYKPSSKQVLDPDAAYVTTQLMTGMFDPKLNDYTTVTGQSIRKEITRPYAGKSGTTETDSWMIGFSPQLVAGVWTGYDRGETIDKIAEKQYAKQIWVQFMEKSLQGKPKKKFKPTKGVVGVYVDPDNGKLATKSCPVKRLTYYISGSEPNDYCTDHLHQKKSKKKEKQKNWFEKLFPWF; this is encoded by the coding sequence TTGGAAATCATTCCAAGCAGCCGGTTTCGCGGAACATGGAAATACATTCGGGCGTTCGTTTTTATTAGTTTTATCCTAGCAATCTTATTCGTCGTTACGCTTGCCGGTTTGATCGCGTTTGCCAAATTAAAAGGAGCCCCGCCTTTAGCAGTGCCGCAAACGACGATTTTTTATGCGGATGATGGCACAAAAATCGGCGAGAGCGATAACGGGCAGACGCGTTACTGGGTAGACCTTGATGATATATCCCCCTATATTGTACAAGCAACGGTTGCTGTAGAAGATCGGAAATTTTATGAACATCACGGCTTTGATATAAAGCGCATTATCGGGGCCATTATTGCCGATATAAAGGCGATGGCGAAAGTGCAAGGAGCAAGCACCATCACCCAGCAATATGCGCGAAATTTATTTTTGAATCACGAGAAAACATGGACGCGGAAATTGCAAGAAGCATTATATACGATTCGCCTCGAAGCGAATTACAGCAAAAAACAAATTTTAGAAGGATACTTAAACACCATTTACTACGGCCATGGCGCTTACGGAATTGAAGCGGCTGCTCATCATTATTTTGGAAAACCGGCAAAACAGCTTACCTTAAGCGAAGCGGCAATGTTAGCCGGAATTCCGAAAGGTCCATATTACTATTCGCCACTTATTGATGAGAAGCGGGCAAAAGCGCGGCAAAAAACGGTGCTTTTGTCAATGGCGGAAACTGGATACATCAGCAAAAAAGAAGCGGAACAAGCGTATAAAGAACCGCTTGTTTATTCTCCCCATCACAAAATAGAAACGAAAAAGATCGCCCCTTATTTTCAAGATGTAGTGAAATATGTGCTGCGAAATCAATTAGGATTGGATGAACGCACGATTGAAATGGGCGGATTGCGCGTGTATACATCGCTGAATACGAAAATGCAGGAAATTGCGGAACAAAACATTCATGACATCATTGACCCTCACTCGAACATTCAAGCGGCACTTGTAGCGATGGATCCGCGCACAGGAGAAGTAAAAGCGCTCGTCGGCGGCAGAGATTACAACAAAAGCCCTTTCAACCGCGCCGTGCAAGCGGAACGGCAGCCGGGCTCTACGTTTAAACCATTTCTATACTACGCAGCCATTCAACAGGGATTTACGCCGTCTACACAAATGCGAAGCGAGTTGACCACCTTTGCCTTTGACAATGGAAAAGCAACGTATACACCACATAACTACAATAACTACTATGCGAACGACTCGATTACGCTCGCTCAAGCCATCGCGCTATCAGACAACGTATTTGCTGTAAAAACGCATTTGTTTATCGGTGAGGAAAAACTGGTAGAGACAGCGAAAAAACTAGGCATTACAAGCAAATTAAAAGCTGTTCCTTCACTCGCGCTCGGAACATCGCCGGTGAAAGTGATCGATATGGTGAAAGCTTACAGCGTATTTGCCAATAACGGCAAAAAAGTCGAGCCAGTTTTTATTAAAAAAGTCGTCAATCATCATGGAGAAACAATTTACGAATACAAACCATCAAGCAAACAAGTGCTAGATCCGGACGCCGCATATGTAACGACTCAGCTGATGACAGGCATGTTTGATCCGAAATTAAATGATTATACAACAGTCACCGGGCAATCGATTCGAAAGGAGATCACACGCCCATACGCAGGAAAATCGGGAACAACAGAAACAGATAGCTGGATGATTGGATTTTCGCCACAACTAGTTGCAGGGGTATGGACCGGTTACGACCGCGGGGAAACGATTGATAAAATTGCGGAGAAACAATATGCAAAACAAATTTGGGTGCAATTTATGGAAAAAAGTTTGCAAGGAAAACCAAAGAAAAAGTTTAAACCAACCAAAGGGGTCGTTGGGGTCTATGTCGATCCGGATAACGGCAAACTTGCGACAAAGTCATGTCCGGTAAAGCGTCTTACTTATTATATCTCTGGCTCAGAACCGAACGACTACTGCACCGACCATTTACATCAAAAGAAATCAAAGAAAAAAGAAAAGCAGAAAAATTGGTTTGAAAAACTGTTCCCTTGGTTCTAA
- a CDS encoding YwhD family protein, with protein MEKKKKTIGFNIIKDDPTGGHGGFGAGVLSLENVSPVIIDVEAGEAFVDMGAMHARSAVERGIKFLPNRDEVPNGKPYWIVWVTIERKEDGPYYAGVTACEMTVDREARRGYKLLPEHVNRLDKSLKRHIIVDHMDEKSKRVLADFLKKHDIEMWNRSSEELKKGLEGEK; from the coding sequence ATGGAGAAGAAAAAGAAAACGATCGGGTTTAATATCATTAAAGATGATCCAACGGGCGGCCACGGCGGGTTTGGCGCAGGGGTATTAAGCTTGGAAAATGTTTCTCCGGTGATTATCGATGTCGAAGCGGGGGAAGCGTTCGTAGATATGGGAGCGATGCATGCCCGGAGCGCAGTGGAACGGGGAATTAAATTTTTGCCAAATCGCGATGAAGTGCCAAACGGAAAACCGTATTGGATCGTATGGGTAACGATTGAGCGAAAAGAAGATGGACCGTATTATGCCGGCGTAACGGCGTGCGAAATGACGGTCGACAGGGAGGCTCGCCGCGGCTATAAACTGCTTCCAGAGCATGTAAATCGTCTAGATAAGTCATTAAAGCGCCATATTATCGTGGATCATATGGATGAGAAATCAAAACGGGTGCTTGCGGACTTTTTAAAGAAACACGATATCGAAATGTGGAATCGTTCGAGTGAGGAATTGAAAAAAGGACTCGAAGGCGAAAAATAA
- a CDS encoding site-2 protease family protein, with translation MEQLLPYSLNEIPYVFMTLAIAFSIHEFAHAYVAYKFGDPTAKNEGRLTLSPLAHLDLLGTLLIFLAGFGWAKPVPVNRFHFKHPRLAGILVSVAGPLSNLLLAALGFLVWYSMIYFGIMQAIPDWFAAGFDLFFQIFIGLNTVLFVFNLLPFPPLDGYRIIEDLAPQGIRAKMAQWESYGALIFLILVLTPLDRYTIQPIFHVAIPFVLENLQSFFSTLFFFKS, from the coding sequence GTGGAACAATTATTGCCTTATTCGCTTAATGAAATTCCATATGTGTTTATGACGCTTGCGATTGCTTTTTCAATTCACGAATTTGCCCATGCCTATGTCGCTTATAAGTTTGGAGACCCGACGGCAAAAAACGAAGGAAGATTAACGTTATCGCCGCTTGCTCATCTTGATCTGCTCGGTACATTGCTTATTTTTCTCGCCGGATTTGGCTGGGCAAAACCTGTTCCAGTGAATCGTTTTCACTTTAAACATCCTCGCCTTGCCGGGATTCTTGTATCAGTTGCAGGCCCCTTAAGCAATTTATTGCTTGCCGCCCTTGGTTTTCTTGTGTGGTATAGCATGATTTATTTCGGAATTATGCAGGCGATCCCAGATTGGTTTGCTGCGGGATTTGATTTATTTTTTCAAATTTTTATTGGCTTAAATACGGTATTGTTTGTATTTAACTTGCTTCCATTTCCCCCACTCGATGGTTATCGGATTATCGAGGATTTGGCCCCGCAAGGCATTCGCGCGAAAATGGCGCAGTGGGAAAGTTACGGAGCGCTTATTTTTCTTATTCTTGTGTTGACGCCGCTTGACCGCTATACGATACAGCCGATTTTTCATGTGGCGATTCCGTTTGTATTAGAAAACTTGCAATCATTTTTTTCTACATTATTCTTTTTTAAGTCGTGA
- a CDS encoding 2-hydroxymuconate tautomerase: MPYVTIKMLEGRTEEQKKALVEKVTEAVAETTGASKDKIVVFIEEMSKNHYAIGGKRLSDE, from the coding sequence ATGCCTTATGTTACGATCAAAATGCTCGAAGGACGTACGGAAGAGCAGAAAAAGGCGCTTGTCGAAAAAGTAACAGAAGCGGTCGCCGAAACAACAGGCGCCTCAAAAGACAAAATTGTCGTTTTTATTGAAGAAATGTCAAAAAATCATTACGCTATTGGCGGAAAACGTTTGAGCGACGAATAA
- a CDS encoding NCS2 family permease, whose amino-acid sequence MFDLTKHNTNLKTEIIAGFTTFLTMVYIIVVNPVVLSDAGVPFSQVFTATIIATVIGTLWMALFANYPIAIAPGMGLNAYFAYSVVGSHGNISYEVAFSAVFVAGIIFVILSLTPFRSKLIEAIPENLKHGITAGIGLFIAFIGMRLTGIIQGHPQNLVALGDLHSPSVILTLVGLAATLVLMSLGVNGALFFGMVITGVIAYFTGQLKFEKGFVSMPSLPEGLVVANPLTAISDVIHYGLYAVVFSFLLVTIFDTTGTMIGVAQQAGLMKGKTMPRAREALLSDSIATTIGAMFGTSPTSAYIESSSGVAAGGRTGITALTVAILFILSSFFGPLVGAVSGISAITAPALIIVGSLMMGSIAHIQWDQLDEAFPAFLIILSMPLTSSIATGIALGFISYPLLKITRGKWREVHPLVYIFAVLFFYQLAFLPH is encoded by the coding sequence ATGTTTGATTTAACGAAACATAACACGAATTTAAAAACAGAAATCATTGCAGGATTTACGACGTTTTTAACAATGGTATATATCATCGTCGTGAACCCTGTTGTATTATCGGATGCCGGCGTTCCATTTTCCCAAGTGTTCACCGCCACGATTATCGCTACCGTCATCGGAACGCTATGGATGGCGCTGTTTGCGAACTATCCGATCGCAATTGCGCCGGGAATGGGGTTAAACGCATATTTTGCCTACTCCGTTGTTGGTTCGCATGGCAATATTTCCTATGAAGTGGCGTTCTCGGCTGTGTTCGTTGCCGGAATCATTTTCGTCATTTTGTCGCTGACGCCATTTCGCAGCAAGCTGATCGAAGCGATTCCAGAAAACTTAAAACATGGCATTACCGCTGGAATCGGCTTGTTTATCGCATTTATCGGCATGCGCCTCACCGGCATTATCCAAGGGCATCCACAAAACTTAGTCGCGCTAGGGGATTTGCACTCTCCATCGGTCATTCTGACGTTAGTCGGTTTAGCGGCTACGCTTGTGCTTATGTCGCTTGGCGTCAACGGCGCGCTCTTTTTCGGGATGGTCATCACCGGAGTGATTGCTTATTTCACCGGACAATTGAAATTTGAAAAAGGCTTCGTTTCTATGCCATCGCTTCCGGAAGGGCTTGTTGTCGCCAATCCGCTTACCGCCATTAGCGATGTCATCCATTACGGATTGTATGCCGTTGTATTTTCCTTTTTGCTTGTGACAATTTTTGACACGACGGGAACGATGATTGGCGTAGCCCAGCAAGCCGGACTGATGAAAGGAAAAACGATGCCGCGCGCCCGTGAAGCATTGCTTTCCGACTCTATCGCAACCACGATCGGAGCAATGTTCGGCACTAGCCCAACATCCGCTTATATCGAATCTTCTTCGGGAGTTGCCGCCGGAGGGCGCACAGGTATTACAGCGTTAACGGTCGCCATATTATTTATATTATCCTCCTTTTTCGGGCCGCTTGTTGGCGCCGTATCCGGCATTTCGGCGATTACCGCGCCGGCGCTTATTATCGTCGGAAGCTTAATGATGGGCAGCATCGCTCACATTCAGTGGGATCAATTAGATGAGGCATTCCCAGCGTTTCTCATTATTTTAAGCATGCCGCTTACTTCCAGCATCGCAACAGGAATCGCGCTCGGCTTTATTTCCTACCCGCTGTTAAAAATCACGCGCGGCAAATGGCGTGAAGTACATCCGCTCGTTTATATCTTTGCCGTCCTCTTCTTCTATCAGCTTGCCTTCCTGCCGCATTAA
- a CDS encoding YwgA family protein, protein MFTEHAKVMKALAAAGEIVGRKKLQKMIYIAKKLQFPFYEKFDFHFYGPYSEELTCRVEELCDLGFLHEVKEKKGGYFQYRYTLTEAGKQFLNHYELDMPHLQECMQDMNEQNSRFLELVSTVLYFEHLTKDEVKEKVFLLKSKQRYTEEEIEQAYAYIEKLRAKVKNEVHA, encoded by the coding sequence GTGTTCACAGAGCATGCAAAAGTGATGAAGGCGTTGGCGGCAGCTGGGGAAATTGTTGGTCGCAAAAAGCTACAAAAAATGATTTATATCGCGAAAAAATTACAGTTTCCATTTTACGAGAAGTTTGACTTTCACTTCTATGGACCGTATTCCGAAGAATTGACATGCCGCGTTGAGGAGCTTTGCGATTTAGGATTTTTGCATGAAGTAAAAGAGAAAAAGGGCGGTTATTTCCAATATCGCTACACGTTGACGGAAGCAGGAAAGCAGTTTTTAAACCACTACGAGTTGGACATGCCTCATTTACAAGAATGTATGCAAGATATGAATGAACAAAATTCGCGGTTTTTGGAACTCGTATCGACAGTGCTGTATTTTGAGCATTTAACGAAAGATGAAGTGAAAGAAAAAGTATTTTTATTAAAAAGCAAGCAGCGTTATACGGAAGAAGAAATTGAGCAAGCGTATGCGTACATAGAGAAATTGCGCGCCAAAGTAAAAAACGAAGTCCACGCCTGA